GTATTAACGTCAAGTTAGAGCGGTTTTATTTAGGACTCACTAGATAATATTCTTATTTGTAGAGAGAGTAATAAGTTATGTTTGAATTCGATTTAGACTTAAACTTAATGGCATACCATCTCTTTCAATTAGGTATAGCTTTTATATTATCATTGCCGATTGCCCTTAACCGTGAGATGAAAGAGGATGGCGCGGGGCTCAGAACCTTCCCCTTAGTCACTATTGCTTCTTGTGCATTTATGTTGGTTGGCAGAGATATTTATGAAGCCAGCGGTGAAGCAAGAATTATGTATGCCATAATTACTGGTATGGGCTTTATCGGTGGTGGCGCTATCTTCAAGAACGAAGAAGGTTCAAAAGGGACGGCAACTGCAGCGAGCTTATGGAATACGGGCGCTATTGGCATTTCAGTCGCTTACGGGCGCTATGAAATAGCTATTATACTATCAATTGTCGGGTTCTTGATTCTTCAGTTTTCAGAACCTTTTAAGGCTAAGAGCAATAGTAAATAGTATTAGCTGCTGGAGCACTGTACCGATCTTTAAATGGTTTGAATGCAGGTAAGAGTGAGCTTTTAGACCATCCTTAATCCAGGTTTTGCCCTGTTTTAGGAACTAAACTCCTTTGTGGTCTCACTTTACGCTATACTATTATATATAATATATTGACATTTGTTTTTAACCTAGATCATTTAATAGGTGACGGTGTCTATAATGAGTAATAAATAATAGGAGAAAATTATGAAGCGTATACTTGCTACAGCTGTTGCTATAGGCGCAACTTCCTTAATGATTGGTTGTACTGCCACCAATGCGATGTCTCAGAAAGCCCAGGCCACCCCTGAGGTCAAAACCGCCACGCCATCGGTATTGATTAACGTTACCTCGGATGATGCTCAAGTGCAGCTGATGTCAATGGTACTGACTATGCAGTCCGCCCAGCAGGGCGCTGATACCCGAGTTTTACTGTGTGGCCCAGCAGGGGATATGGCTTTACGTGACGCTCCAGAAAGTGTAACGACAGGGCAGCCTCCAAAAAATATGAGCCCACAAGGCCTGATGAAAATGGTCATGAAAAACACTAATACCAAGGTCGAAGTTTGCGCACTTTATCTACCTGGTAAAGGGGTTGATCAGTCAGCGTTGCTTGATGGCGTTACTGCAGCCGACCCAGCTGAAATTGGGGGATTAATAGTAGACGGTAAGACTAAGGTAGTAAGTTTTTAGTAACCGCTGTAAAAATTACAAAACAAAGCGGCTTGATTGAGAAAAGGTATAAAATAACAAGGACATGATATGTATTATCGTGTCCTTTTTTGCGCTTAAAACATACTTTAGAGAATAGCACTGTAGAGGATAGCATCGATGAAACCTTTAAAATATATCGCCCATTATCCAGAGCACATTCAAACCCAAGCGGCCGAGTTAATTAATAAGGGTCAATTGGGAGATTATTTGACTCGAAATTATCCTGACCAGCATCAGATTCAAAATGATAAGGCGCTGTATAACTATGTTAATGACTTAAAAAATCAATATATGCGCAAAATCAGTACGCTGTCACAAGTAAGCTATAATGCTAAAGATAAGATACTAAAAAATGCGCTTGGCACCCACACTTATCAGTCTCGAGTGCAGGGTAGTAAGCTCAAGGCGCACAATAGTATTGCTGTAGCTAGTTTATTTAAAGAGGCGCCACCTGAGTTTTTGCGTATGATAGTGGTGCATGAGCTGGCACATTTTAAAGAAAAAGCGCATAACAAGGCTTTTTATCAATTATGCTGTCATATGGAACCTAGCTATCATCAATTTGAGCTAGATATGCGTCTTTGGCTACATTGGCGTGAGCATTTACTCACTTAATATTATTTCACTCTTAGAGAAACACCCATGATTAATACCAAAATATATAAGTCAGTCTACACCTTGGCAGAAAAATTACTGGAGGCTGATAGTAAAGGTGATCAACAGCGTTTCGACGCCCTCTATGACGAGCTAAAAGCTATTTGTACTGAGCATGAAGGCACTGATAAAGATCATCCTGAACAGTGGGAAACCTTGGCTGATTTTACTGAAGATTTAGTTAAGGCGCTGGTTATTTACGACAAAGCATTGGCAAAAGCGGAGGCTATTAATTCAAAAGACCATTTGTCATCCATTGCCTATGCTATGGCAGTAATACAAATCGAATTGGGCCGCAAGAATGCTGCTATCAGCAATCTACAGAATGCAAAAATTAGTGCCAATAAGATTGAGGATAAAGAGTTTAAGGTTGAGATAGATGAATTGTTGGCCAAATTAGTAGCTGAATAGCCAAAGCTGGACATATATTTGCCATAGCCCTTATCCAAAACCTTAATTTACGCTATAATCTTCAACGTTTATTCTTGCTAACAAGAAGACATGATGCTGAAGCATGATGTTACATCGTACTAACGGCATTGTTTTAATCTTCCCTCATCGCAATGGGGGCTAATATTAATATGGAAGTTACTAGGAAAAATAGTATGGGTTCAATCAACCATGAAGAGCGCGTCCGTCACGAAGGTATGCGTGAAAAAATCATGTCTGCCGATCAAGCAGCTACTTTTATATTACATGACATGAATGTCGGTATGAGTGGCTTTACTGGGGCAGGCTATCCAAAGGCTATTCCAGCCGCCTTGGCAAAACGTATGAAAGAAGCTCACGCTAACGGCGAAGCTTTTCAAATAGGTTTATTAACAGGTGCATCTACTGCCGCAGAGTGCGATGGAGTGTTGGCTGAAGCTAACGGCATCAAAATGCGTACGCCTTATCAATCAGAGCCTGCACTGCGTAAACAAATCAATGCTGGTGAAACTTATTACTTTGATATGCACTTATCGCATGTCGCTCAGCAGAGCACCTTTGGGTTTTATGGCGATATGCATGTGGCAGTAGTAGAAGTCGCTGGCATTTTGCCTGATGGTCGCTTGATTCCTTCGACCTCAATTGGTACCAATAACGCTTGGCTTAATAATGCTGATAAAATTATCCTCGAAGTTAATAGTCGTCAAAGCCTATTATTAGAAGGTATGCACGATATTTTTGATGATATTGGAGTGCCGCCGCACCGTAAACCCATCCCAATTACTACTCCAGGTGAGCGTATCGGTGAGCAATACCTGAGCTGTGATTTGGACAAAGTCGTTGCCGTGGTT
This sequence is a window from Psychrobacter jeotgali. Protein-coding genes within it:
- a CDS encoding M48 metallopeptidase family protein; the protein is MKPLKYIAHYPEHIQTQAAELINKGQLGDYLTRNYPDQHQIQNDKALYNYVNDLKNQYMRKISTLSQVSYNAKDKILKNALGTHTYQSRVQGSKLKAHNSIAVASLFKEAPPEFLRMIVVHELAHFKEKAHNKAFYQLCCHMEPSYHQFELDMRLWLHWREHLLT
- a CDS encoding MgtC/SapB family protein, producing MFEFDLDLNLMAYHLFQLGIAFILSLPIALNREMKEDGAGLRTFPLVTIASCAFMLVGRDIYEASGEARIMYAIITGMGFIGGGAIFKNEEGSKGTATAASLWNTGAIGISVAYGRYEIAIILSIVGFLILQFSEPFKAKSNSK
- a CDS encoding tetratricopeptide repeat protein; the protein is MINTKIYKSVYTLAEKLLEADSKGDQQRFDALYDELKAICTEHEGTDKDHPEQWETLADFTEDLVKALVIYDKALAKAEAINSKDHLSSIAYAMAVIQIELGRKNAAISNLQNAKISANKIEDKEFKVEIDELLAKLVAE